A genomic window from Anthocerotibacter panamensis C109 includes:
- a CDS encoding Mo-dependent nitrogenase C-terminal domain-containing protein: MNSVMSVQYTASQIAIWLRGLLTIAWADGNFDSSEQDIIEALLLPEHPLLRTPLEPVSPAELATELGSTSDLTEDFLRTAVMVALADGVYSASEDRLLQQFCTALGYPVAVLDTLRPTSCEVAEQRAHPAASPLRPPAHPKADVLQPVRDWLDGLEIKDPRVAHFLCQLIPGQCPFERDVVLFGRQIVHIPPLCKLNPLYEQLAGIRFRALCYLADTCGEDVSPYC, translated from the coding sequence ATGAATAGCGTCATGAGTGTGCAGTACACCGCAAGTCAGATTGCAATCTGGCTACGGGGATTATTGACGATAGCCTGGGCTGATGGGAATTTTGATTCCAGTGAACAGGACATCATTGAAGCCCTGCTTCTGCCAGAACATCCCCTATTACGCACACCCTTGGAACCCGTTTCACCCGCAGAGCTGGCTACTGAGTTGGGGAGTACGTCTGATTTGACCGAAGATTTCTTGCGCACTGCCGTCATGGTGGCTTTGGCTGATGGGGTCTACTCTGCTAGTGAGGACCGTCTACTTCAACAGTTTTGCACTGCCTTGGGCTATCCGGTAGCGGTATTAGATACCCTGCGCCCAACCTCCTGTGAGGTGGCGGAGCAACGGGCTCACCCTGCTGCTAGCCCGCTGCGACCACCCGCTCACCCCAAAGCCGATGTCCTACAGCCCGTTCGGGATTGGCTCGATGGCCTGGAGATCAAGGATCCCCGAGTCGCCCATTTCCTCTGTCAGCTAATACCCGGTCAGTGCCCCTTCGAGCGGGATGTGGTGCTTTTTGGCCGTCAAATTGTCCATATCCCACCTTTGTGTAAGCTCAATCCCCTCTACGAACAGTTGGCGGGGATTCGCTTCCGGGCCTTGTGCTATCTGGCGGATACGTGCGGGGAGGATGTGAGTCCCTACTGTTAG
- the coaD gene encoding pantetheine-phosphate adenylyltransferase, which translates to MIALYPGSFDPITLGHLDLIERASRLYERVIVAVAIDSGKSSLFSVAQRQAQIEKATVHLPNVVVDSFDGLTVEFARAHDCRVLLRGLRAVSDFEYELQMAQTNRTLSEAAETVFLVTAAEYSFLSSSTVRQIARLGGPVSHLVPPHVERDLREQFRE; encoded by the coding sequence GTGATTGCGCTATATCCGGGTAGCTTTGACCCAATAACCCTCGGCCATCTAGACCTGATCGAGCGGGCTAGCCGCCTCTATGAGCGGGTCATTGTGGCGGTGGCTATCGATAGCGGGAAATCCTCGCTCTTTTCGGTCGCCCAGCGTCAGGCCCAGATTGAGAAAGCTACGGTACACCTCCCCAATGTGGTCGTCGATAGCTTCGACGGTCTGACCGTGGAATTTGCCCGCGCTCATGACTGCCGGGTGCTGCTTCGGGGGCTAAGGGCGGTCTCGGACTTCGAGTACGAGCTACAGATGGCCCAGACGAATCGGACCTTGAGTGAAGCGGCGGAGACGGTGTTTCTGGTGACCGCAGCCGAGTACAGTTTTTTAAGTAGCTCGACAGTGCGTCAGATTGCCCGCCTCGGTGGTCCGGTCAGCCATTTGGTCCCCCCCCATGTCGAGCGCGATTTGCGTGAACAGTTTAGGGAGTAA
- a CDS encoding HAD family hydrolase: protein MAVLVFDLMDTVVTDPFYEALPRYLGTTMEELLREKHPTSWLDFERGWIAEEAFLSQFYLPESGRTLADPLGLREIFYQYYAFVPGMEALLGELKHAGYPLWVLSNYPVWFEHIRTKLDLDRFFSGYVVSYTCGVRKPDQRCFQAFAERCRDADRKFILIDDREPNVLAAQKTGWEGILFTSAEGLRQELSQLKLYNWP, encoded by the coding sequence ATGGCGGTGTTGGTCTTTGATCTCATGGATACGGTCGTGACTGACCCTTTCTATGAAGCGTTGCCCCGTTATTTGGGAACCACCATGGAGGAGCTACTCCGGGAAAAGCACCCGACAAGTTGGCTCGACTTTGAGCGCGGGTGGATTGCTGAGGAGGCATTCCTGTCCCAATTTTATTTACCCGAGAGCGGGCGGACGCTGGCGGACCCACTGGGACTACGCGAAATTTTTTACCAGTACTACGCCTTTGTCCCAGGGATGGAAGCCCTCTTGGGGGAGTTAAAGCACGCGGGATACCCCTTGTGGGTCCTCTCCAATTATCCCGTGTGGTTTGAGCACATCCGCACCAAGCTCGACCTGGACCGTTTTTTTAGCGGTTACGTCGTCTCCTATACCTGTGGCGTGCGCAAACCCGACCAGCGTTGTTTCCAGGCTTTTGCCGAACGCTGCCGGGATGCTGACAGAAAGTTTATTCTGATCGATGACCGTGAACCCAATGTCTTGGCCGCTCAGAAGACGGGCTGGGAGGGTATTCTGTTCACTTCGGCTGAAGGCTTGCGCCAGGAATTGAGCCAACTCAAGCTGTACAACTGGCCGTAA
- a CDS encoding phycobiliprotein lyase: MQDPKPFLEANVGRWLCQRSSYYLELGKDQGGKLEMTVQWLEPTDPIAQQLALDPTQTLGGLTLSWKGTLALETRPYLGTSTFLLAHPQTGAGLLYALHGQTTLQGHYRLEGEALTLILNQGEFASEERIWFGGPNLRLRALTVKRGGGWSMVSFFSEIRAQPPADN; the protein is encoded by the coding sequence ATGCAGGATCCCAAACCATTTCTCGAAGCCAATGTGGGCCGGTGGCTGTGCCAGCGCTCCAGCTATTACCTGGAGTTGGGCAAGGACCAGGGGGGTAAGCTGGAGATGACCGTCCAATGGCTGGAGCCCACGGACCCTATTGCGCAGCAACTCGCCCTAGACCCGACACAGACGCTAGGAGGCTTGACCCTTTCCTGGAAAGGTACCCTCGCGCTGGAAACCCGTCCCTATCTGGGCACCTCCACTTTTCTTCTCGCCCATCCACAGACAGGAGCGGGACTACTCTACGCCCTGCACGGACAAACTACCCTCCAAGGGCACTATCGGCTGGAGGGGGAGGCTTTGACCCTAATCCTGAATCAAGGCGAGTTTGCCAGTGAAGAGCGCATCTGGTTTGGTGGCCCCAATTTGCGCCTCAGAGCCCTCACCGTCAAGCGCGGCGGGGGGTGGAGCATGGTGAGCTTCTTCTCCGAAATCCGGGCTCAGCCCCCCGCAGATAACTAG
- a CDS encoding P-II family nitrogen regulator, producing the protein MNKIEAIIRPEKLSEVRSTLLEHGISGMTVTEVLGFGRQRGNKYSYRGAHYEVSFLKKLKIEVVVPDEVTNLLVDRIVAVARTGTVGDGKIFVMPVSRVVRVRTGEEDRAALTSDATAMAAR; encoded by the coding sequence ATGAACAAGATTGAAGCCATCATCCGTCCCGAAAAGCTATCCGAGGTGCGTAGCACCCTGCTCGAACATGGCATTAGCGGCATGACTGTAACCGAAGTTCTGGGCTTTGGACGGCAGCGGGGCAATAAATACAGCTATCGGGGGGCGCACTACGAAGTCAGTTTCCTCAAAAAGCTCAAGATCGAAGTCGTAGTTCCTGATGAGGTCACCAACTTGCTGGTAGACCGCATTGTCGCAGTAGCCCGTACCGGCACAGTGGGGGATGGCAAGATCTTCGTCATGCCGGTGAGCCGAGTGGTGCGTGTACGTACTGGAGAAGAGGACCGGGCGGCGCTCACCTCAGATGCCACGGCGATGGCTGCCCGCTAG
- a CDS encoding universal stress protein, producing MYKKILVAIDRSAHSLAAFEAALHQALQSTAELVLLGVVEVPVLVDTAGLYVQSYTSQLLEVQEEQRRSLERFLDELEERALRVQVRVTRLQPVGSPGPIICAEARRQGTDLIVLGRRGLSGLKEFLLGSVSNYVVHHALCTVLVVQGTGVSSEEHSLLHRNAVQD from the coding sequence ATGTATAAGAAGATTTTGGTGGCGATAGACCGCTCCGCGCATAGTCTGGCTGCTTTTGAGGCTGCATTGCACCAAGCGCTTCAGAGCACGGCGGAGTTAGTGCTCTTGGGGGTTGTGGAGGTTCCGGTTTTGGTCGATACAGCTGGACTCTACGTCCAATCCTACACCAGTCAGTTATTGGAGGTTCAAGAGGAACAGCGCCGGTCTTTGGAGCGGTTTCTTGACGAACTGGAAGAACGAGCGCTTCGTGTGCAGGTCCGGGTAACCCGTCTACAACCGGTAGGTTCGCCCGGTCCTATCATCTGCGCTGAAGCCCGCAGACAAGGCACGGACCTCATTGTGCTAGGCCGACGTGGACTCAGCGGGCTCAAGGAGTTCTTGCTGGGCAGTGTCAGCAACTATGTGGTCCACCATGCGCTGTGTACGGTGCTGGTTGTTCAGGGCACAGGGGTCTCTTCAGAAGAACATTCCTTGCTGCACCGCAACGCAGTCCAGGACTAG
- a CDS encoding APC family permease, with protein MQSPPLKTIPLLPVEANSQPTDPLGKWLKKGGPQGGHHHEGETKPWYAVFWLTGVDYFSTLGYQPGIALLAAGAISPLATLLLILVTLGGALPVYMQVARRSFIGQGSIAMLEKLIPGWGGKLFVLALLGFASTDFIITMTLSASDAAEHVVHNPFLEPYFAAFPIPITLFLLTVLAVVFLLGFSEAVGVAVIVGVPYILLNIVVLVRSFSEIAQHPEAFANWQTALALKGDWTALLIFAGLTFPKLALGLSGFETGVSVMPQVKGDPEDITAAVPEGRVRGTRSLLISAAVLMSGLLMTSSFVTTLLIPASDYAEGGAASGRALSYLGHRLLGDVFGSVYDLSTIAILWFAGASAMAGMLNLIPRYLPRFGMVPAWVNYNRPLVLVLLAINFLVTMIFKADVEAQGGAYATGVLALIVSASVAVSLALGREARETGSGKLRLLNRYFWVVTAVFTYTFLENIRERPDGIIIATIFIAAILIIGGVSRWQRSTELRVEQVALADDPTIEIWPELRQRRVCLVPLISNDPVSRARKREQICKYYNVKGPFAFMHVTLRDDRSDFLSGLRVQVRRNGEDYTVEVEGAVALANAIAYLSELIDPISLFLGLTRKNMASQSWQYILFGEGETGIMVYQILVRYWEWTDEDDIRPRIFLMSD; from the coding sequence ATGCAATCACCACCCTTAAAAACAATTCCGCTTTTGCCCGTTGAGGCAAATTCGCAACCTACGGACCCATTGGGTAAATGGTTGAAGAAGGGTGGCCCTCAGGGGGGGCACCACCACGAGGGCGAGACCAAGCCCTGGTATGCAGTGTTCTGGCTCACTGGGGTGGATTATTTCTCGACCCTGGGCTATCAGCCTGGGATTGCCCTGCTCGCTGCTGGGGCTATCTCTCCTCTGGCGACCCTGCTGTTGATTCTGGTCACCTTGGGTGGAGCCTTACCCGTCTACATGCAGGTCGCCCGCCGGTCTTTTATCGGTCAGGGCTCTATTGCCATGCTAGAGAAACTCATTCCGGGCTGGGGCGGGAAACTCTTCGTCCTGGCACTACTCGGCTTTGCCAGTACCGATTTTATTATTACGATGACGCTCTCAGCCTCCGACGCCGCCGAACATGTCGTCCACAATCCCTTCCTGGAGCCTTATTTCGCTGCTTTCCCAATACCCATCACCCTCTTTTTACTGACGGTGTTGGCTGTGGTCTTCCTGTTGGGTTTCTCGGAGGCGGTTGGCGTCGCGGTCATTGTGGGGGTGCCCTATATTCTGCTCAATATCGTTGTGCTGGTCCGCAGTTTTAGCGAGATTGCCCAGCATCCCGAAGCCTTTGCTAACTGGCAAACAGCCCTCGCGCTCAAGGGCGACTGGACGGCGTTGTTGATTTTTGCTGGACTCACGTTTCCAAAACTGGCGCTGGGCTTGAGTGGCTTTGAGACCGGGGTATCGGTCATGCCCCAAGTCAAGGGCGACCCCGAAGATATAACTGCGGCGGTGCCCGAGGGCCGTGTGCGGGGCACCCGCTCCTTACTCATCAGTGCGGCAGTGCTCATGAGTGGGCTTTTGATGACCTCGAGTTTCGTCACTACCTTGCTCATCCCCGCGAGTGACTATGCCGAGGGGGGTGCAGCGTCAGGGCGGGCTTTGTCGTATCTGGGCCATAGACTACTGGGGGATGTCTTTGGGTCCGTCTACGACCTCTCGACCATTGCTATTCTCTGGTTCGCCGGGGCTTCAGCGATGGCTGGGATGCTCAATCTCATCCCGCGCTACTTGCCACGCTTTGGGATGGTCCCGGCCTGGGTCAACTATAATCGGCCCCTGGTCCTGGTCTTGCTTGCTATCAACTTCTTGGTGACGATGATCTTTAAGGCGGATGTAGAAGCTCAAGGCGGTGCCTATGCCACCGGGGTCCTGGCCTTGATTGTTTCTGCCTCTGTCGCTGTTTCCTTGGCGCTGGGGCGCGAGGCCCGCGAGACGGGCTCGGGCAAACTACGTCTGTTAAACCGCTACTTCTGGGTAGTCACGGCTGTCTTTACTTATACCTTCTTGGAAAATATCCGCGAACGCCCGGATGGGATCATCATTGCTACTATCTTTATTGCCGCTATCCTCATTATCGGAGGCGTTTCACGCTGGCAGCGCTCCACAGAACTACGGGTCGAGCAAGTTGCTTTGGCCGATGACCCCACCATCGAAATCTGGCCGGAGTTACGCCAACGCCGCGTCTGTCTGGTCCCGCTCATCAGCAATGATCCGGTGAGCCGCGCCCGCAAACGCGAGCAGATCTGCAAGTACTACAACGTCAAAGGTCCTTTTGCTTTTATGCACGTCACCTTGCGCGACGACCGCAGCGACTTCCTGAGCGGCCTCAGAGTCCAAGTACGCCGCAACGGGGAGGACTATACCGTCGAAGTCGAAGGGGCGGTCGCTCTAGCCAATGCCATCGCTTATCTGAGCGAATTAATCGACCCTATCTCCCTGTTTTTGGGGCTCACCCGCAAAAATATGGCCTCCCAATCCTGGCAGTACATCTTGTTCGGAGAGGGTGAGACGGGGATCATGGTCTATCAAATCCTCGTCCGCTATTGGGAATGGACGGATGAAGACGATATACGACCACGGATTTTCCTGATGAGCGACTGA
- a CDS encoding branched-chain amino acid ABC transporter substrate-binding protein, translating into MRLTLLALLLAFGLTACAASKSSQVLIGVAAPLSGPNAAFGDDVLGGAKLAVAEANAQGGLAGRRVELVPADDQADPRQAVIVAQKLVNTPGLVGVIGHANSGASLPASAIYQRAGLAMITPASTSPLLTEQGFHNVFRVAGRDDQQGRVLADFALKRLKTRTVAILHDKTAYGQGLAQVFNSTMVAGGARVVLFAGIAQGDKDFRATLTRIKGFKPDLLFFGGVYTEAGLLVNQAREVGLTASVLAGDGVKIERFIQILGRQTDRIYVSSVAQVSDANFTAAYRKTNAQEPGPYSPYAYDATRILLAAATSQDWPERQAVLERVAQTKDFPGLGGTFTFDSKGDLVKAPFQIFRIVQGKFVPFS; encoded by the coding sequence GTGCGCCTGACGCTCCTCGCGCTGCTGCTTGCCTTCGGCTTGACGGCCTGCGCAGCTAGCAAATCAAGCCAAGTCCTCATCGGTGTGGCTGCTCCACTATCCGGTCCCAATGCGGCTTTTGGGGACGATGTGCTGGGCGGTGCCAAGCTGGCGGTGGCTGAGGCCAATGCCCAAGGCGGGCTCGCTGGACGGAGGGTAGAACTGGTGCCAGCAGACGACCAAGCCGACCCCCGGCAGGCGGTGATCGTCGCCCAAAAGCTGGTCAATACTCCCGGTCTTGTGGGGGTCATCGGGCACGCCAATTCTGGGGCTTCCTTGCCTGCCTCTGCTATTTATCAGCGGGCGGGTCTAGCTATGATCACCCCTGCTAGCACCAGTCCACTTTTGACGGAGCAGGGCTTCCACAATGTGTTTCGGGTCGCAGGACGCGATGATCAACAAGGCCGGGTCCTCGCTGATTTTGCGCTGAAGCGGCTCAAAACCAGGACAGTCGCCATCCTGCACGATAAAACCGCCTATGGACAGGGGCTGGCACAAGTGTTCAACTCGACCATGGTCGCGGGGGGTGCACGGGTGGTTTTGTTCGCGGGGATTGCCCAAGGAGACAAGGACTTCCGGGCTACGCTCACGCGAATTAAGGGCTTTAAGCCCGATCTGCTTTTTTTTGGTGGCGTCTATACCGAGGCGGGGCTCTTGGTCAATCAGGCGCGTGAAGTGGGGCTCACGGCATCGGTCCTAGCTGGAGATGGCGTCAAAATTGAGCGCTTTATCCAAATTTTGGGCAGGCAAACCGACCGAATTTATGTCAGCAGCGTTGCTCAGGTGTCTGATGCGAATTTTACCGCTGCGTACCGCAAGACCAATGCTCAAGAGCCCGGTCCTTACTCCCCCTATGCCTACGATGCTACGCGGATTTTATTGGCTGCTGCTACGAGTCAGGACTGGCCTGAGCGCCAAGCAGTGCTCGAGCGCGTCGCCCAAACCAAAGACTTCCCTGGCTTGGGCGGCACTTTTACTTTTGATTCCAAGGGCGATCTGGTCAAAGCCCCCTTCCAAATTTTCCGTATCGTCCAGGGAAAATTCGTGCCCTTTTCCTGA
- a CDS encoding class I SAM-dependent methyltransferase, producing the protein MGIAPSPLFLNEFWQDAFALKLHLQEFLGLETAQLTPLLESGCRALAQLGQRDFSWDRWTQFYGSHVGDAYFFDLAAWHLTNPQDYIGNTVRLVADFAQGRVLDFGGGIGTHSLAAAQCPKVTQVVYCDINPRHQAFVEYRASQLGLTDKIICQAAVLAEESFDTILCFDVLEHLPDPSAQLLQFYDSLQTGGCLVTNWYFFQGFDREYPFHLDYREQPQTVAKFYGTLRQHFLEVFHPYLSGGRCYRKELCA; encoded by the coding sequence ATGGGAATTGCTCCGAGTCCTCTTTTTCTCAACGAATTCTGGCAAGATGCCTTCGCCCTAAAGCTCCATCTCCAGGAGTTTTTGGGCCTGGAAACAGCTCAACTCACGCCGCTCCTGGAGTCCGGCTGTCGGGCCTTGGCGCAATTGGGGCAGCGGGACTTCAGTTGGGACCGGTGGACTCAGTTTTATGGAAGCCATGTGGGCGATGCTTATTTCTTCGACCTCGCCGCATGGCACCTGACCAATCCCCAGGACTATATCGGTAATACGGTGCGCCTTGTGGCTGATTTCGCTCAGGGGCGGGTCTTGGATTTCGGAGGCGGGATTGGGACGCATTCCTTGGCAGCGGCGCAGTGTCCAAAGGTGACGCAGGTCGTCTACTGCGATATCAACCCCAGACATCAAGCGTTTGTGGAATATCGAGCCAGTCAGTTGGGCCTGACCGATAAAATCATCTGTCAAGCTGCTGTCTTAGCTGAGGAGTCCTTTGATACCATCTTGTGCTTTGATGTCTTGGAGCACCTACCCGACCCCAGTGCGCAACTGCTCCAGTTCTATGACTCCTTGCAGACCGGGGGGTGCCTTGTCACCAATTGGTATTTCTTCCAGGGATTTGACCGGGAATATCCCTTCCATCTGGATTATCGGGAGCAACCCCAGACTGTAGCTAAGTTTTATGGGACCTTGCGGCAGCACTTTCTGGAAGTCTTTCACCCCTATCTCAGTGGCGGTCGCTGCTACCGTAAAGAACTGTGCGCCTGA
- a CDS encoding nuclear transport factor 2 family protein, whose protein sequence is MKHVRWLVLLVLAGPPVAAQPELVQAIGQADEASSHQDLTALMRFYSPDFKNNDGLDKTQLAEALTNLWKNLKTPVYKTEVLEIKPQDSGIALAHTRTQVTGRWQQDHFAFDLTSSLEAESSWKKEGNSWKLISQTVQTERTEIKNGEEPPQTSLNIPATVKAGKNYELEAILTKPLDEYVLGGIKQFKAGATSPEAVDLGGLQSGGFFKKNSVPSLKEDQLVTLGFVQGNGMYFVTQRIKVN, encoded by the coding sequence ATGAAGCACGTACGGTGGTTGGTTCTTTTAGTATTGGCAGGGCCGCCGGTAGCGGCACAGCCCGAGCTGGTTCAAGCTATCGGTCAGGCGGACGAAGCCTCGTCTCATCAAGATCTCACCGCCTTGATGCGTTTTTATAGCCCTGATTTCAAAAATAACGACGGACTGGACAAAACCCAACTTGCCGAAGCGCTGACCAACCTCTGGAAGAACCTCAAGACTCCTGTCTATAAGACGGAAGTTTTAGAGATCAAGCCCCAAGACTCCGGTATCGCTCTAGCCCACACCCGCACCCAGGTGACGGGGCGCTGGCAGCAAGACCATTTCGCTTTTGACCTGACCAGTTCGCTAGAAGCTGAGAGTAGCTGGAAAAAAGAGGGCAATAGCTGGAAACTAATCAGCCAGACCGTCCAGACCGAGCGCACGGAGATCAAGAACGGGGAAGAGCCGCCCCAGACTAGTCTCAACATCCCAGCCACCGTCAAGGCGGGCAAGAACTATGAACTCGAAGCCATCCTGACCAAACCTTTGGACGAGTATGTCCTAGGTGGGATCAAGCAGTTCAAGGCGGGGGCTACCTCCCCAGAAGCGGTGGACCTCGGGGGGCTCCAATCGGGGGGGTTCTTCAAGAAGAACAGCGTCCCCAGCCTTAAAGAAGACCAATTGGTCACCTTGGGCTTTGTCCAGGGCAACGGGATGTACTTCGTGACCCAGCGCATCAAAGTTAATTAA